TGATAAAGCAGATCTATGGATCATTGAGCAAGTAGAGCCAGAAGATCTCGTCATTACAGCAGATATTCCTCTAGCTGATAAAGTAGTTGCAAAAGGAGCTTGGGCATTAGATCACAGAGGAATACTCTACGATCCTGAGAATATCAAACACTATCTTGCACTGCGCAATCTCATGCAAACAATACGAGATACTGGAGAAAAAACGAAAGGGCCTGCATCTTTTAGTCCAAAAGATAAACAGGCCTTTGCAAATGCTCTGAGTAAATTTTTAGCTAAACACATTACACATTAGATAGTATCTGGAATTGGATAGTTTTCAACAACAAAATCGATATCTTTATCCCCACGTCCACTTAAATTCACCAAAATTGCTTCATCCTTATGCTCTTTTGCATGTTTCATCGCATAGGCTACAGCATGGGCAGATTCAAGAGCAGGAATAATTCCTTCAAGTCTTGAAAGTTTATAAAATGCATCAATTGCCTCATCATCGCTAATAGTTTTTACCTGAGTTCTTCCAATCTCTTTGAGATAAGCATGTTCAGGTCCTACCGATGGATAATCCACTCCGCTTCCAATAGAGTGCACCGGTGCAGGGTTGCCTTTTTCGTCTTTGAGCATAATAGAGTTAAACCCATGTAAAATCCCCTCTTCCCCATACGTCAAAGAGGCAGCATGTTCACCAAGTTTCTCCCCTTTTCCCAAAGGCTCTACCGCATAAAGCTCAACTGGATCTTCAATAAATGCACTAAAAAGTCCCATGGCATTACTTCCACCACCTACCACAGCAGCGCAAGCATCCGGAAGTCTCCCCGTCATCTCATAAAACTGCTCTTTTGCCTCAAATCCTACAACAGATTGAAAATCACGTACCATTTTTGGAAAAGGGTGAGGCCCAACAACAGAACCAATTGCGTACATAGCAGTATCAGCTTGCTTGAGATAACTCTCAAAGCAGCTATCGACTGCCTCTTTAAGCGTTCTAAGACCATGTTTTACAGGAACTACTTTGGCTCCTAAAATTTGCATGCGCACTACATTTGGCCTCTCTTTTTCCATATCAACTTCACCCATATGGATCTCACACTCTAGTCCAAAGTACGCAGCAGCCGTAGCCAATGCTACCCCATGCTGTCCTGCTCCAGTTTCTGCCATAATCTTCTTTTTTCCAAGATATTTGGCAAGTAACGCTTCAGCCATACAGTGGTTAAGTTTATGTGCTCCTGTGTGATTGAGATCTTCTCTTTTAAGATAGATCTGCCCTCCACCGATATACTCACTGAGCCTATGACAGTAATAGACTGGAGTAGGCCTTCCCTGAAAATGCTTTCTGATTCTTCGCAGCTCATCGAGATACTCAAAACTTTTAGAGAGTTTTTCATACGCCTCATTTATCTCTTTAAAAGCTTTTTCAAGCTCAGGAGGAATGAAAGCTCCACCATATTTTCCAAAATATCCCTTTTTATCTGGCACTCTCTCAAGATATGGACGCTGCATGTCAAATCCTTTTTTGTTTTATGATAATATTTTTTGTCTTAAAGTCTCCATTACCTCTTTGCAAAACTTCTTTTCATCTATACTCTTTTGATAGAGCTATTATAAAGCCTAATATAATGCAAGACTATATGTTCAACTTCATCAAGCGTAATGTCACTGCTGGCAATATTATTGGAAATAATAGTTGCTAAGAGTTTTGGATCTGTTATCATACATATTGCCCAATTTTCTCTATCGCCTCTTTTGCTCCCATCGCCAAAGAGATATCTGCCCCCTCACTCTCTCTTGGATTGATACGAATAAGTGTAGCATCAAAGCTTTGAGCAATACGCTCTCCCATAATACGAATTGTTGGCACAGCGGTACCTGCACCAAACTCTAAAATCGTAAGTTTTCCATCTACTTTTTGCAAAAAGGTTTCTAAACGTTTGCGCTGTTCCTCCTCACGAGACTCTATCCATCTCCAATCACCAAACATCAAAATATTTGGTCTTGCAATAGCTTGACATTGTGGGCATCTTGGTAATGGATCTTTTGCTAAAAAATGCTCTTCATCGATAACTATCTCTACATTTTCAGCACTCCAAATAACCTGATTGCAAGGAACGCTACACTGCATATAGTGAATACTTCCATGTACCTCATCGATCTTTTCTTCATCAAATCCGGCTTTTTGAAACTGCCCATCTACATTGGAAGTAAGAACAAAATAGTCTTTTTTGCTTTTAGCAATTGCTAGAAGTTTTGCAAATCCGCTATGAGGAGTAGTATCACGATAGAGATGGAGTCTATGCCCATAGAAAGCCCATGCAAGGTGAGGATCTTCTTCAAACCATCTGGGATTTGCCAGCTCTTCAAAGCGCAGTCCAAGCCTTTTTGCTACTGGATAGGCTCTCCAAAACCCTTCAACTCCTCTAAAATCAGGAAGCCCGCTATCAACCCCCATCCCAGCTCCAGCTGTAATGAGAAGATACTCAGCATCTTTTATAGCTTTTGCAGCTTCAGCAATCATGATTTTCTCCCACGCTTTTTATTATTGTATAACATTTTGAAGTACAACTGTGAGACTAATATAAATTATTATGTAAAAAAATGAAAGACAAATAGCAAAATAAAATGAATTAAATAATTTGATATTTAACACACTTGTAGATAGAGATCGGATATGAAGGATTTGAAGAGTTATGGTAGCTGGGGGGAGACTTGAACTCCCGACCTCCGGCTTATGAGACCAGCGCTCTCACCAGCTGAGCTACCCAGCCAAAGCGAGTGAAATTATACTTCAATTTCGCTTTTATGTCAATAATTTGTATAAGTCCAATACATATGGCACTCATAATGATTTTCAAGAAGGTATTGTACCGGAGATTTAAAATTAAGAGAAGAGTGTGGTATTTTGGTATTGTAATCGATGAGCCATTTTGCTAATTTTTTATTGAATTCATCCAAATCTGTAAAGAGTAAATCTTCATAGTATTGAATAAATTGTTCTTGAATTGTTCTATTGAATCTTTCATTGTGTGCATTCATTTTAGGGCTCCTTGGATATGTCCAGTAGTGTGTAAAGCCTTTTTGTTCAAGCAGAGCGTCAAACTCTTTTTTAAATTCACTGCCATTATCTGAAAGAATTGCAAGTTTACGTTTTTGTTTGATGGAGGTTATTCCATCAATTAAAGCTTCAAGAGCATATGCAGTATGTCTTGCTCTTTTGGATGGAATTGCTACTGCGAATGCAATACGTGTGAGTGGGTCAATCATAGTAAGGATATATCGTTTTATACCGTTTGATACTATTTGGATGGTATCGACTGCCCAGAGTTCAAATGGTTTAGATTTGAGGTTTTTTGGTTTTCTGTTTTTTTGTGTCTTCTTTTTTGGTTTCACTTTTCCTTTTGTATCGATGCGGTAGGGAAAAAGTCTCATTGTATCTGGTGCTTTTGCGATTATTCTTCCTATTGTGGATTCCGAGGGAGTTTTAAGTTCTTTTTCTTCACAAAAAGGTTTAAGCAGGTGGTAGAGTTTTGCTTTGCCGATGTTGGGATATGCTTTTCTTAATCGTTTTATCTCTTTAATAACTTCTATTGGAACTTTTGACTCTCTTACTCTTTTTGGTCTTCGTGATTTTGGATTTAAGGCTTTTATATCGCCATCTGCATTATTGAAACTCTTTTTCCATCGAAAGAGTGTTCTTCTGCTTACTCCAAAAGCTTCAGTTGTTGCTGCTAGTCCATATTTTTCCCAAAACTCCAATATCTTTTTTCTTCTTTTTGCCTCTTCGCTTATCATAAGCGAATTGTAGTATATCCTCTCTAATCTTTTATATCCTTTGAGCCCTGGCAACGTGTATTTGATTTGCACTCCTCACTCTCCCTCTCGGAGTGCCATATGTGTTTGAACTTATGCATAATTATATTTTTTCATTACAAATCAAAAAAGATTCAACAACCCTTTTGCTGCTGGGGGAAGGTTCTTTTTCAACAGTTTATCTTGCAGTCTCTTTTTTAGCTCTTTTTTTACTCTGCCTTTTATAAACTCTTTTACATCAATTTTGATATCAGGATTTTGCGGATCTCCTTGCAGTTTTACATATACAGGTCTCTTTTGAATCTCTATGCGAAGTTTTGCATCTATTTTTTGCTTATCAAGATCAATTTTTGCATTTTGAGCACTGATATGTGTCAGTCTACTTTGCATATCAAGATTTGCAATAACTACCTTATCATTAATAGTACTATTGATTTCTGTGAGTTTATATATCTCTCTAGTTATATCGAAGTTTGCCATCTGTTTGAGCATAAAACTCATCTTATTTGGCAAGATCCTGCCATCATGTGCCTCGGCATGGAGCTTTCCTTTTTTGGTTACAAGATTATAATGCATATTCACATCCATTGAAGAATCAAAGATTTTAGGATAGTAGAGCATATGGGTAAGTTTAACTACTTGGATACCTTTTAAAAATGCTTCTACTTTATTATTTAAAAGTTTGCCATTTATTATTCCGCCAAGGGTACTGCTATGGAGTGTTATTAAGAGATTTTTATCCTTTTTAATTTTTCCATTGAGTGTTATTTTTCCTCGCATTTTTTGCTTTGTCAAAAAGTAGAGTTTACCAAGATCTGGAACTTTTACAACATAATCTGCATCGACTGTGCCACTCTTAATAACAAATTTTGCTCCTTTTGTATGAACATCTCCAATATTTGTAAAGAGATCTACATCACTAAAGACTATGCCATTTTTAATACTACTTTTATGTGAAGCATTGAAAGTAATGCGGGCTTTCTCAATCCCAAAATTTTGTTGCAACACTTTCGCATCTGTCTTTCCAGATTTGATCTGAGAAACGATATTGCCTGCTAAATGCTCTGGTTCAAGATTTGTTAGATGAATATCTGCATCTATCAAAGCATCTGCATAGTGAGGCTGATAAAGCATATAGAGGATCTTTTCCAACTTTGCTTGACGAATCTTTGCATCTACTAAAGCTGGCTCAAACTCTTCTAATACTATACGATACTGCGTAGCTGAGCCTACCACATCTGCTTTTCCTGTAATATCAACTTTTTGTTTATCACCTTTTACGTCCCCACTTGTTATAAGTGGTCCTCGCAGTTTTTGCCCTGTAAGGGCTTGGAGATCTTCAAGTTTTGCAATATGTACATCATAGTGAATATCAAAACTTTGCGCAAAGGGATCAAGTTTGCCCCCAGCTTTGATGAGTGTACTTTTTCCCACTTGCAACTCAATATCTAGTGGAGAGATACGAAATTTTTTGAGTGAAGCTTTGACGGGAAGCTTTTTATTGAGATTTGTTTCTATAATTGGACGCAAAAAATTGTTACCGCTTGCTGTAAAGAGTACCCAATAAGTTGCTCCTAAGAGTATCGCTATGATGAATATTATAAATAGTAGTAGCTTTTTCATTGCTCGCCCCTTCTTCGATATAAACTATTATACATTAATTATTGTTCAATAAAGCAAAGAGAGGTTTATTGCATCAAAAATATTATGTTAGAAGATTTTTTAAGTGCTATATACTCAAATTTAATGATATTCATAGTTTAATTTAAGCTTATTTTAAGTTTTATTGCTATAAAATTTTGGCACTGAAAATGACAGACTGACAAAGAAAAAGGAGGGTGCGATGAATTTCAAACCACTTGGAAACAGAGTATTAGTAGAAAGAGTAGAAGAGCCTGAAAAAACTCCATCAGGAATCATTATCCCAGATAATGCAAAAGAGAAACCTCTTGAAGGAAACGTTTTGGCAATTGGTCCAGAAGTAGAAGAAGAGGGACATATTAAAGTTGGAGATAGAGTAGTTTTTGCTAAATATAGCGGAACAGATATTACACTTGAAGGAAAAGAGTATCTCATTTTACAAACTGACGATATTCTTGGAATTTTGGAATAAGAAGGAGGTGATAGATGGCAGCAAAAGAGATTCATTTTAGTGATATTGCTAGAGGAGAACTTTTCGAAGGTGTTAAAAAATTAGCGGACGCTGTAAAAGTAACAATGGGGCCTCGCGGTCGCAATGTACTTATTCAAAAATCTTTTGGAAGCCCAAGTATTACAAAAGATGGTGTAAGTGTTGCAAAAGAGATTGAGCTTCCTAACACTGTTGAAAATATGGGTGCACAACTTGTAAAAGAGGTTGCAAGCAAAACTGCGGATGAAGCTGGTGATGGTACAACTACTGCAACAGTACTTGCATACAATATCTTTAAAGAAGGTCTTAGAAACATCACAGCTGGTGCAAACCCAATCGAAGTTAAAAGAGGTATGGATAAAGCAGCTGAAGCGATTGTGGCTGAGCTTCAAAAAATCTCTCGTGAAGTAAAAGATAAAAAAGAGATCGCACAAGTTGCAACAATTTCTGCAAACAACGATCCAAAAATTGGTGAGCTCATCGCTGAAGCTATGGATAAAGTTGGTAAAGATGGTGTTATTACTGTTGAAGAGGGTAAATCACTCCAAGATGAGCTTGAAGTTGTTGAAGGTATGCAGTTTGATAGAGGATACCTCAGCCCATACTTTGTAACAGATACTGAAAAGATGGAAGCTGTGCTTGAAGACCCATATATCCTCCTTTATGATAAAAAAATCAGTAATATGAAAGATCTACTTCCAATTTTGGAAAAAATTGTACAAACTGGAAATAAACCACTCCTTATCATTGCTGAAGATGTAGAGGGTGAAGCACTTGCAACACTCGTTGTGAACAAACTAAGAGGTACACTCAATGTATGTGCTGTAAAAGCTCCTGGATTTGGTGATAGAAGAAAAGCGATGTTGCAAGATATCGCAATCCTCACTGGTGGCCAAGTAATTAGCGAAGAGCTTGGACGTACATTAGAGAGTGCAACACTTGAAGATCTCGGACGCGCTTCAAGAGTAGTTGTAGATAAAGAAAACACTACTATTGTAGATGGTAAAGGTGACAAAGCTGCAGTTGAAGCACGCATTAAAGAGATCAAAGCACAAATTGAAGTAACAACAAGTGAATATGATAAAGAAAAACTTCAAGAGCGCCTTGCAAAACTTGCTGGTGGTGTAGCAGTTATCAAAGTAGGTGCTGCAACTGAAACTGAAATGAAAGAGAAAAAAGATAGAGTTGATGACGCTCTTAGCGCAACTAAAGCTGCTGTAGAAGAAGGTATTGTTATTGGTGGTGGTACTGCCCTTGTAAGAGCAGCAAACAAAGTAAGTCTTGAACTTGAAGGCGATGAGAAAATAGGGGCTGAAATAATTCTTAGAGCAATCAAAGCTCCACTCAAACAAATCGCTGAAAATGCAGGATTCGATCCAGGTGTTGTAGCAAACAATGTTGAAAATGCTGACAATGAAAACATCGGATTCAACGCTGCAACTGGAGAGTATGTAGATATGTTTGAAGCTGGTATCGTTGACCCAGCAAAAGTTGAGCGTGTAGCATTGCAAAATGCAGTATCAGTTGCAAGCTTGCTCCTTACAACTGAAGCAACTGTAAGTGAAATCAAAGAGGAAAAACCAGCAGCTCCAGCTCCTGACATGGGAGGAATGGGTGGTATGGGAGGAATGGGATTCTAATCCCTTCCCTCACCCAAACTTTTTTATTATCTCATCTACTTTCGATCTTTTAACTTTTTGCACTAAAACCACTTCATTTGTTAGCTTTTCTTCTTTATACTCATCAAATATGTAAAAATTATTATTGTATTTCTCTTTGAGAGTATGATAGG
The Nitratiruptor tergarcus DSM 16512 genome window above contains:
- a CDS encoding YaiI/YqxD family protein, which translates into the protein MRLFIDADALPNMLKPLLLKAITRYTIPTYIVSNKPVSIGSSPFIQSIIVDQGIDKADLWIIEQVEPEDLVITADIPLADKVVAKGAWALDHRGILYDPENIKHYLALRNLMQTIRDTGEKTKGPASFSPKDKQAFANALSKFLAKHITH
- the trpB gene encoding tryptophan synthase subunit beta, giving the protein MQRPYLERVPDKKGYFGKYGGAFIPPELEKAFKEINEAYEKLSKSFEYLDELRRIRKHFQGRPTPVYYCHRLSEYIGGGQIYLKREDLNHTGAHKLNHCMAEALLAKYLGKKKIMAETGAGQHGVALATAAAYFGLECEIHMGEVDMEKERPNVVRMQILGAKVVPVKHGLRTLKEAVDSCFESYLKQADTAMYAIGSVVGPHPFPKMVRDFQSVVGFEAKEQFYEMTGRLPDACAAVVGGGSNAMGLFSAFIEDPVELYAVEPLGKGEKLGEHAASLTYGEEGILHGFNSIMLKDEKGNPAPVHSIGSGVDYPSVGPEHAYLKEIGRTQVKTISDDEAIDAFYKLSRLEGIIPALESAHAVAYAMKHAKEHKDEAILVNLSGRGDKDIDFVVENYPIPDTI
- a CDS encoding SIR2 family NAD-dependent protein deacylase; this encodes MIAEAAKAIKDAEYLLITAGAGMGVDSGLPDFRGVEGFWRAYPVAKRLGLRFEELANPRWFEEDPHLAWAFYGHRLHLYRDTTPHSGFAKLLAIAKSKKDYFVLTSNVDGQFQKAGFDEEKIDEVHGSIHYMQCSVPCNQVIWSAENVEIVIDEEHFLAKDPLPRCPQCQAIARPNILMFGDWRWIESREEEQRKRLETFLQKVDGKLTILEFGAGTAVPTIRIMGERIAQSFDATLIRINPRESEGADISLAMGAKEAIEKIGQYV
- a CDS encoding integrase core domain-containing protein, whose product is MQIKYTLPGLKGYKRLERIYYNSLMISEEAKRRKKILEFWEKYGLAATTEAFGVSRRTLFRWKKSFNNADGDIKALNPKSRRPKRVRESKVPIEVIKEIKRLRKAYPNIGKAKLYHLLKPFCEEKELKTPSESTIGRIIAKAPDTMRLFPYRIDTKGKVKPKKKTQKNRKPKNLKSKPFELWAVDTIQIVSNGIKRYILTMIDPLTRIAFAVAIPSKRARHTAYALEALIDGITSIKQKRKLAILSDNGSEFKKEFDALLEQKGFTHYWTYPRSPKMNAHNERFNRTIQEQFIQYYEDLLFTDLDEFNKKLAKWLIDYNTKIPHSSLNFKSPVQYLLENHYECHMYWTYTNY
- the groES gene encoding co-chaperone GroES, which codes for MNFKPLGNRVLVERVEEPEKTPSGIIIPDNAKEKPLEGNVLAIGPEVEEEGHIKVGDRVVFAKYSGTDITLEGKEYLILQTDDILGILE
- the groL gene encoding chaperonin GroEL (60 kDa chaperone family; promotes refolding of misfolded polypeptides especially under stressful conditions; forms two stacked rings of heptamers to form a barrel-shaped 14mer; ends can be capped by GroES; misfolded proteins enter the barrel where they are refolded when GroES binds); its protein translation is MAAKEIHFSDIARGELFEGVKKLADAVKVTMGPRGRNVLIQKSFGSPSITKDGVSVAKEIELPNTVENMGAQLVKEVASKTADEAGDGTTTATVLAYNIFKEGLRNITAGANPIEVKRGMDKAAEAIVAELQKISREVKDKKEIAQVATISANNDPKIGELIAEAMDKVGKDGVITVEEGKSLQDELEVVEGMQFDRGYLSPYFVTDTEKMEAVLEDPYILLYDKKISNMKDLLPILEKIVQTGNKPLLIIAEDVEGEALATLVVNKLRGTLNVCAVKAPGFGDRRKAMLQDIAILTGGQVISEELGRTLESATLEDLGRASRVVVDKENTTIVDGKGDKAAVEARIKEIKAQIEVTTSEYDKEKLQERLAKLAGGVAVIKVGAATETEMKEKKDRVDDALSATKAAVEEGIVIGGGTALVRAANKVSLELEGDEKIGAEIILRAIKAPLKQIAENAGFDPGVVANNVENADNENIGFNAATGEYVDMFEAGIVDPAKVERVALQNAVSVASLLLTTEATVSEIKEEKPAAPAPDMGGMGGMGGMGF